In Peromyscus eremicus chromosome 2, PerEre_H2_v1, whole genome shotgun sequence, a single genomic region encodes these proteins:
- the LOC131904707 gene encoding olfactory receptor 13D1, with amino-acid sequence MGNYSAVTEFFLMGLSQYPELQLFLFVLCLIMYLIILLGNSLLIIISVLDSRLHTPMYFFLGNLSFLDICYTSSSIPQMLIMFMSERKSISFLGCALQMVISLGLGSTECVLLAVMAYDRYAAICNPLRYPIIMNKVLYVHMAVWSWVIGCLNSLVQTVLTMVLPFCGNNVIDHLTCEILALLKLVCSDITMNVLIMAVASIALLIIPLLLIFVSYIFILSSNLRINSAEGRKKAFSTCSAHLTVVTLFYGSALFMYMKPKSKFTKASDEIIGLSYGVVTPMLNPIIYSLRNKEVKEAVKKILSKCLYLQKI; translated from the coding sequence ATGGGAAATTATTCTGCAGTGACAGAATTCTTTCTCATGGGGCTTTCCCAGTATCCAGAACTCCAACTTTTCCTCTTTGTGCTCTGTCTCATCATGTACTTGATAATCCTTCTGGGAAACAGTCTCCTCATTATCATTAGTGTCCTGGACTCCCGactccacacccccatgtacttctttCTCGGGAACCTCTCTTTTTTGGACATCTGTTACACATCTTCATCCATTCCTCAAATGCTTATCATGTTTATGTCAGAGAGAAAGTCCATCTCCTTCCTTGGGTGTGCTCTGCAAATGGTTATCTCCCTTGGCTTGGGCTCCACAGAGTGTGTCCTCCTGGCTGTGATGGCCTATGATAGGTATGCAGCCATTTGCAATCCATTGAGGTACCCTATAATCATGAACAAGGTGTTATATGTGCACATGGCTGTGTGGTCCTGGGTCATAGGCTGTCTGAACTCTCTAGTGCAAACAGTCTTGACAATGGTGTTACCTTTCTGTGGTAATAATGTCATTGATCACCTTACCTGTGAGATCCTGGCTCTTCTTAAACTCGTATGCTCAGATATCACCATGAATGTGCTTATTATGGCTGTGGCCAGTATTGCTTTGTTAATTATTCCTCTGCTGTTAATTTTTGTATCCTATATTTTTATCCTTTCTTCCAACCTGAGAATTAATTCtgctgaaggaagaaagaaagccttTTCTACCTGTTCTGCCCACCTAACTGTGGTCACCTTATTCTATGGTTCGGccctttttatgtatatgaaaccCAAGTCAAAGTTCACCAAAGCATCTGATGAAATCATTGGACTGTCTTATGGAGTAGTGACTCCAATGCTAAACCCCATCATCTACAGCTTGAGGAATAAGGAGGTAAAAGAAGCTGTGAAGAAAATTTTGAGTAAATGTTTGTATCTACAGAAAATATGA